The genome window GTGCACAGGTCGAAACTCTCCATAGCAAAACCCTTGGGGGCAGGGTCTTCGAGGACTGGAATCAGAATGGGCTGAATGATTATGAACCCGGAGTCGGCGGAATTACCGTTAACCTTCATAAATGCCCGGATGGGCCCACTCTTGCAAGTACTACCACAAGCTATGATGACGGAAGTTACAGCTTTATCTGCAGCAGCGACTGGGATCAAAATGTTACATACTACGTTGAATTTGTGCTGAATGACAAATCAAGAACCTTCACTTCCTGCAGCCAGGGCAATGATGAAAAAGATTCTGACGCCGACCCTGTAACAGGGAAAACTGACTGCTATTCTTTCCAGAATTATGAAAGATCAATCGATGCCGGATTGATCCCGGCCAACTTTATCGGTGGCATGGCTTGGTTCGACTCCGATGAAAATGGATTCCGGAATGAACATTCCTCAGGCATTGAACATGTGATTGTCCAACTCTATTCTTATGTCTCAGACAGTGAGAAGTATTATCTCAGATCAACGCAAACAGACAAAAAGGGTAATTTTAAGTTCCAGTATATGGAAAACGGACGGTACACATTAAGATTTGTTGTCCCCGACGAAATGAAAAATAAATATGAATTCACTCTTAAGTACCAGGGCAGCATTCTTGAACAAAATTACTCCGACGCGGGCGAGGACGGCTGGACTATACCCTTTACCTTTAATTTGGAGAATATGCCTTTGCGGTTTATTGATGCAGGACTCAAAAATAAAACCTACCATCAGACCGGCTCTATTGGCGATTTCGTCTGGCTCGATAGAGATGGAAACGGCCGCCAGGATCCCGGTGAACCGGGTCTCCAGGGCATTACAGTTGAACTTTATTCCTGCCAGTGGAACCATACCGCCCATTCATTGCTGGGAAGCACTTCAACAGATGCAAACGGATTCTATAACTTTACCGGACTGAACCCCGGCACATACTGCCTGAGATTCTGTATCAATAACAACTATCAGTTTACTGCCATGTTAGGCGGCCTTAACGACCAGGATAACTCAGATGCCGATTACGAAGGCTGGGCTAAAACTATTACACTGTCCGATGGATATATATCAAACAAAAATATTGACGCCGGCATTGTCCTGAAAGAAATTAAAAAGGCCAGCCTTGGCGACCTGGTATGGAGAGATAAAGACGAGGACGGAATCCAGGACGACGGACTGAATGAACCCGGACTCCCTAACGTCATGGTTGAACTCTATGCCTCTGGCACTAATACCCTGATCCAGACCGATATAACGGATTCAAAAGGGAAGTACCTTTTTGAAAATCTCACACCCGGACACTACTATGTTAAGTTTATTCTTGCCGACGGTTTTAAGTTCACCAAAATGGATCGCGACGGCGATAGCTACGATTCCGACGCTGACCCCGTAACTGGCAAGACAGCCGACATATATCTCGGAAACGGCGACTATAATATTTCCATCGATGCCGGTATGTACGGAAACGACTGCCTGCCTGCACGTATAGGCGACTTTGTCTGGAACGACCTCAACGTTAACGGCATACAGAACTCTAATGAACTCGGACTTCCTGATGTTACCGTTAATCTCTTTAAATGCGGACAGACTACTATGCTAGCTTCCGCTAAAACCGACGCAAACGGATTTTATCAGTTTGCCGGACTTCTGCCCGGGAACTACTATCTGCAGTTCATGCTTCCAAATGAGTACGCGTTTACCTATATACGCCAGGGCTCAAATTATGCTCTCGATTCAGACGCCGGTATGGCAAATGGAGTATCTGATGGCTTCGAACTCTCTTCAGGCGAAGTTGAATCCACTGCCGATGCTGGAATGTTTAAGGGACAGTGCCTGCTGGCAACACTGGGAGACCTCGTCTGGAACGACAACAACCGGAACGGAATACTGGACCCCGGTGAGCCTGGAATGGAAGGCGTTGTCGTAAAACTCCATCTCTGCACCGGCACACATGCAAACCCGAATGACCCGTGCCAGTATGGCCCTGAAATTGCCTCCGGAATAACTGATAAGGATGGCAGGTATTACTTTAATAATATTATTCCGGGACACTACTTCGTGGAATTAATAGTCCCATGCCATTTTACAATTACAAAACCCGGCCAGGCAGAAGACTTCAAGGATTCCGATATTATTCCTTCCCTGAAACATACCGCGTGCATTAAAGTTAACCCGGGTGAAACTAACCTGACCGTCGACGCGGGCCTTTATCCTACTCCTCCGGCCACAATCGGCGACCTGGTATGGATTGACGCCAATAAGAACGGCATACAGGATAACGGCGAAAAAGGACTTTGCAATGTTACGGTTGAACTCTACATGTGCGGCGTGGGCTCTCCTGCTGCCACGGCCAAAACAGATAACGACGGGAAGTATATCTTTAAGAACGTAATTCCTAATACGAGCTATTCATTGAAGTTCTATCTGCCGAAAGGTTATGCATTCAGTTCACTCGACCAGGGCGGCAACGATAACTACGATTCGGATGTATGCCCGAAGTCTTGCGGCGGCATGACAAAGTTCTACGACGTACTGCCCGATGAAGTGAATATGTCAATTGACGCCGGTATGTATCTTGCCACAACTTCTGCGTGCAATTATGTGTGGAATGATAACAATAATAACGGAATAAAAGATAATGGTGAAGCTGGCATTAAGGGAGTTACGGTTGAACTCTATAACTG of Ignavibacteria bacterium contains these proteins:
- a CDS encoding T9SS type A sorting domain-containing protein; translated protein: MKRLYLCAMVVLLVLSLSGYVRAQVETLHSKTLGGRVFEDWNQNGLNDYEPGVGGITVNLHKCPDGPTLASTTTSYDDGSYSFICSSDWDQNVTYYVEFVLNDKSRTFTSCSQGNDEKDSDADPVTGKTDCYSFQNYERSIDAGLIPANFIGGMAWFDSDENGFRNEHSSGIEHVIVQLYSYVSDSEKYYLRSTQTDKKGNFKFQYMENGRYTLRFVVPDEMKNKYEFTLKYQGSILEQNYSDAGEDGWTIPFTFNLENMPLRFIDAGLKNKTYHQTGSIGDFVWLDRDGNGRQDPGEPGLQGITVELYSCQWNHTAHSLLGSTSTDANGFYNFTGLNPGTYCLRFCINNNYQFTAMLGGLNDQDNSDADYEGWAKTITLSDGYISNKNIDAGIVLKEIKKASLGDLVWRDKDEDGIQDDGLNEPGLPNVMVELYASGTNTLIQTDITDSKGKYLFENLTPGHYYVKFILADGFKFTKMDRDGDSYDSDADPVTGKTADIYLGNGDYNISIDAGMYGNDCLPARIGDFVWNDLNVNGIQNSNELGLPDVTVNLFKCGQTTMLASAKTDANGFYQFAGLLPGNYYLQFMLPNEYAFTYIRQGSNYALDSDAGMANGVSDGFELSSGEVESTADAGMFKGQCLLATLGDLVWNDNNRNGILDPGEPGMEGVVVKLHLCTGTHANPNDPCQYGPEIASGITDKDGRYYFNNIIPGHYFVELIVPCHFTITKPGQAEDFKDSDIIPSLKHTACIKVNPGETNLTVDAGLYPTPPATIGDLVWIDANKNGIQDNGEKGLCNVTVELYMCGVGSPAATAKTDNDGKYIFKNVIPNTSYSLKFYLPKGYAFSSLDQGGNDNYDSDVCPKSCGGMTKFYDVLPDEVNMSIDAGMYLATTSACNYVWNDNNNNGIKDNGEAGIKGVTVELYNCSNNALVQSSKTDASGLFTFNDILLDTYYMKVIVPDGYLISPSAKQVGGEGVSSDFITNGQSSCFEVTDTTKSIGGPIALVLKPATGVAFRGGTPTEFSLQQNYPNPFNPSTTIEFAVPAAGQYTVKVFNTLGQEVATLLNSELPVGCHMVVFDASGLTSGMYIYRLSGNNVVMIKKMMLSK